A genomic region of Scyliorhinus canicula chromosome 4, sScyCan1.1, whole genome shotgun sequence contains the following coding sequences:
- the LOC119965224 gene encoding CXXC-type zinc finger protein 5-like — MMSNASKLTEQQITQSTDPLEKDNPKDDELTADLEKRRSGIINEPISKVLKKPRSSTRFSTFGSTSSMNGQLQNGSILVYGKESTVVQNSTTSKHKRISHMLDKSLESSSEVQSEVHIASSDLQKQVEPEHIFLSSEREAGISDMEVVSAAEAISSPVDLPFMSGIPLNPGVFIMTPAGIFMADSALQMAGLVEYPLQNDLASAIHSGKKKRKRCGMCEPCRRRLNCEECSSCRNRKTGHQICKLRKCEELKKKPTAALEKVILPSGAAFRWFQ; from the coding sequence ATGATGTCTAATGCCAGCAAACTTACTGAGCAACAAATCACTCAGAGCACAGATCCATTGGAAAAAGATAATCCGAAGGATGATGAGCTAACTGCTGACTTAGAAAAAAGGAGAAGTGGCATAATAAATGAGCCAATAAGTAAAGTTCTAAAGAAACCTCGTTCATCAACACGCTTTTCTACATTCGGCAGTACCAGCTCAATGAATGGACAATTGCAGAATGGAAGTATTTTAGTATATGGTAAAGAGTCAACAGTTGTTCAAAACAGTACTACCTCAAAGCATAAAAGAATCTCTCACATGCTAGACAAATCACTGGAAAGCTCGTCAGAAGTACAGAGTGAAGTACACATTGCTTCTTCAGATCTTCAAAAGCAGGTGGAACCTGAGCATATTTTCCTGTCCAGTGAGCGAGAAGCTGGCATTTCTGACATGGAGGTGGTATCTGCTGCTGAAGCAATAAGCAGTCCTGTTGATTTACCCTTCATGAGTGGCATTCCATTGAATCCAGGTGTTTTTATTATGACTCCTGCTGGAATATTCATGGCAGATAGTGCCCTCCAGATGGCCGGTCTGGTGGAATATCCATTGCAGAATGACCTTGCTTCAGCCATTCATTCTGGAAAAAAGAAGAGGAAGAGATGTGGCATGTGTGAGCCCTGCAGAAGAAGATTAAATTGTGAGGAATGCAGTAGCTGTAGAAATCGCAAAACTGGCCACCAAATTTGCAAACTGCGAAAATGTGaggaacttaaaaaaaaaccaacagCAGCATTGGAG